The Balaenoptera musculus isolate JJ_BM4_2016_0621 chromosome 6, mBalMus1.pri.v3, whole genome shotgun sequence nucleotide sequence gggggcagaggccTGTGCGGGGTGTGGCGTTCCCTGAAACAAAGTCCAGGCAGAGGAGAACAAGAGTGACCCTCCAGCCGGGATGGGCAGGGGACGGGGTGGCAGCGAGGAACAGGTAGCTCTTTGGACTTGTCCCCGCGGAGATGGAACAGGAGGTGCTGCCTTCCTGGGGTCACACGCGGGCTCTGGCTTTCCCCTGACCCTTCTCTCACTCGGGGGCTCCAACCCCCTCTGACCAGCCCCCCAAGAGCCAGCCACCTATGCCATGGTTCCCCCAAACTGGGCCGGCCGGGCAGGGATGGAGGGCCCTGGGAGGCTGCACACGCTACGGGGGACGgcgagcctccctcctgccctcactcCCTAGGGCCCAGCAGTGTTTCGCCTTTGCTTCAGTCCAGAAGCCCCCCGGACTCCTAAGGCCGTGCTCCTGGGAAGGAGGTGGGCCGGGCCACGGGCAGGCGGGACCGGCACAGCTCCAGTGACAACCCCGCCGCCCCGGCCCCGGCTCTACCAGGCCAGCAGCAAGGCCACCCCGCGTGAAGGCGAGGGACTGCTTCTGGGGGGTCACCGCCTGCTCGCCGGACAACACCTGCCAGGGACCTTGGGGCCCTCCCTGTCCTGAGGCGACCCGGCTCTCCTGCTCAGCCCAGGCAACAGGGACTAGGGGCTCCCTGGGTGCACGGGTCAGGGGACACCTTCACATGTGTGCATATCAGGTTTGTCAGGAAACAGCTAAGGTGGTTTTGCCTCCACAGCTTAGAGAACTCTGGACGTGGACGTGCTGGAGCCGGCAACTGGACGGACCCCACAAAGCGCAGGCGCACAGACAGCCCcccaggggtgtgtgtgcatgcacgcggTGGGGCACGGAGACTGAGGCCGCTGCTCCTGTGGACGAGGCCTGGGTGGCGGGACCCCCATGCTGGCAGTGAGGTTCCTGCCGCCGAGTCCGCACGCGACGGGGCACACGGAGCGGCCTCTTCCTCCTCAGAAACCAGCTGCCGGCCCCCCTGCCACGACCTCCCCCTGCTCCTACCCCCTGTACTCCGGGCGGGGGCCGACACCCACAGGGGGTGAGGGCGCCCCGGGGGATGCGGATGGCGTGGGGAAGGGGGCGAGGCCTCCACACCGGCAACCGCCTACCTGAGCGGGCATGACGGCCGCCTGGGGACCGCCGGCCGAGCCCCCTGGCTGCCCGTCGACGAGCTCTAGCTCCCCCAGGTTGCTGTCGTCACTGTCACTCCCAGGGTTGGACCTCATGGCCACCGACAGGGTGGTGGGGACGCCGCGGGGGGAGAGGGTGGCCAGGAGCGCGGGGAGGGCGAAGGCCGCCAGGAAGCGCACCCTCAGCAGCAGGTAGGCGGGGCTGCCCCGCAGCCGTGCGCGCACCCGCCCCAGCGAGGCCTGCAGGGCCCCGGCTGCCCCGCTGGGCACCAGGGAGCTGGCTCTGTGCTCCAAGGCCTTCTTGCGGAGCAGGAGGCCAGACAGTGCCCGCAGGCTGCACAGCGTGGGGGGCTGGTAGGACAGCCTGCTGCCCAGGGGGGGCACACGCACCCCTCGCTGCCCCCTCAGCCACTCCCGCACAGCTGCCTCGCTCTCCTGGGAGAGGAGGCCCAAGTCCAGGGCACTCTTCTCACGCCTGGACCAGGGCGGGGGCGGCCTCTCCAGGCCCAAAGGCCTCCTGGGCTCCGCTGGCCCTGAGGGCCCTGCTTCAGAGTCGTCAGCCAGGGGCGTAGCCTGGGAGGATGTCCTGGGTACAGATGTCCCCCCCGCCACTTGGGCCTCTCCAGGGGAGAGTCCCCCAGGGCCGTGGGCCATGTCCACCTCCGCAGGGCTCTGGGATGTGGGGTGCGTCGGAAGGGTCAAGAGCTCTGTCCTGGAGGCAGGGTCTGATTGTGTGTCCGTGTTGGTTGGGGGCTGCCAAGGGTGGCCCTGCCCAGGGAGCCTGGGGCCCTGGCCTGCCTGAGTCGCAGTCGCGGAGGGCAGCAGAGTCACCGATAGCCCGTGGGGGTCAGGAGTCCCTGTTGGCCTCGGAAGGCCCACCATCGCCTGCACAGGCACAGAGAGCAGCCCCTGGGCTGTGAGCACCCAGGTGACAGGCAGACGGGTGCTGGCTGCCGTGTGTGTGCCCAGAGCTGGCGTCAGGCTGAGGGGCTGGATAGGCAGCTGaacggggctgggggctgcagggagaaAGGGTGGCGCCTTGGGCACGCCCGGCTTCCGGGACGTGGCGGGGGCCTGAGACTGTCCGAGACTGCTTGGCCGGCAGCTCACAGGGACCTGGCCGGGGCCCAGACCTGGGGCCCTGGAGGCGGCAGGGGCAGCCGGGGTCTTCAAGGCTCCTGTGGAGGCCGGAGCGAGGGCAAAGGCTTGCAGCGTCAGGGGTCTCTCCTCCATGGCTGAGGCCCAAGAGCCTAGTGCACTTGAACTGGCCGCTACAGGGCCCCCAGGCCCAGAGAGCACAGCACTGGAGACTGCGGGGCCTTGGGGGGCCAGCGGCTGGAAGACTACAGGCGAGGAGACCAGCACCTGGGGCAGGAGGACCGCAGGGCCCTGGGCAGCCTTCCTGGCTCGGGCCTCCCGCAGCCGCTTCTCCCGAAGCAGCTCAGACACAGTTTTGGGCTTGGGCCGGGGTCCGCACGGAGCCTGCGGGGGTGCCCGCGGCGTGGACTCCGCGTGGCAGGCCTGCAGCCCTCCACTCCCCGTGTAGCAGGTGCTCTTCTTCGCAGCTCCTTGAGCCGGCACGCTCTGGAGGAGGCAGTCTGCAGGGAGGACAGAACACTGGCTAATGAGCTCCCAAGATAGGATGCGTCCCAGGGGAAGGGCCCTCACAGTGGGCAGCTGCTGGGCCTGGCATCTGGGCCGAGAGGGGCACGTCAGCCTGGCCGGACGTCCCCAGACCTCCCCTCGCATGGCACCCTGAGCCCCCATGCTCCTGCCCCGACCAGGGCAGGCCCGGGAGGAAGGCCAGCCCACGACGGCCCTGCGCATCAGCCCTACATCTCGAACACCTTCCAAACAAGGACTGCTGGCTACACTGCCTTCCTCCCTGCGCGTCACCTCTCAGGACCCCAGACCCTCGCCCGATTCTGCTGGTGTGGGCAGACTGGTGGCCACAGGCAGGACAGGCCTGTACCAGACGCTGCCCCACCAGCCACACCAGTCAGGCCTCCTCCCTGAGGGGGCATTCAAACGGACCCACCGCAGGACGTCCCTgatggcgcagaggttaagaatccgcctgccaatgcaggagacacgggttcgagtcctggtccgggaggatcccacatgccgcggagcagctaagcccgtgcgccacaactactgagcctgcgctctggagcccacgagccacaactactgagcccgtgtgccacaactactgaaacccgcgcgcctagagcccgtgctctgcaacaagagaagccaccgcaatgagaagcccgcgcaccgcaacgaagagtagcccccactcgtcgcaagtagagaaagcctacgcacagcaacgaagacccaacgcagccaaaattaaataataaattaattaactgaaaaaaaccaaaaaaacaaaaaaacaaaaacggacccACCGCGAGGCACTGAAATCCAAAACCTGCAACAGGTCAGGCCCTTTCCCCACTAAACACAAACCACCCAGATAAAGGGAAAGGCAGATGGGCAGTACCTGGGGTGTTCTGGGCACTCGAGGGTACCTGGAAAAGAAACCAGAGTAGCGTCAGTGcctcagggaagtccccaagggcCCAGACCCACTTCTCCACCCCCACCAAGACCACCACTAGCCTGTCGCCCCGCCCCCAACGCGACTCCACCCAAAGGCACCCTTGGGAGAGCTCATCTCGGCGGGGTCAGGGCTGTGTGGGCTTTGCAGGGAGAGGCAGGGCGCCTGGCTGTCCAGGCAGGAGGGCATGGGGGTCCATGGCTTGGATGGGCCACCACAGGACCGTATTTGGTCCTCCGACCAGCAACACTGTTTTGTCATTTCCTCCCGAGGTGACCGGGCTCAGGGACACAGCCCCGAGCTGAAAGACTCAAAGATTTGGCCACCGGCACCAGGCTGCCACCCCAGTGGGGCCAGTGCCCAGGGCAGCAGGCGCCCAATGGCCCCCACGCTCCACCCAGGGGAGGTACGGCAAGGCGGGAGGAACACACGCTGTGGAGCCAGGTGGGCCTGAGTGCCAGCGCAGGCCCTGCACCCCCTGAACTCGCCTCAAAGCCCCTCAGGGCCCCAGAACCTCCCCGGGAGACGGGCAGACGCCTCCCAGGGGCGTCTCGGGCTGGCCCCGGCCTGCGCGGACCCGGAAATGCCTCTCTCCCCGGCTGGACAGGCGCCATCTGCCCCGTGCTGGCTGTGCCGCTGGGACGGGAGGGAAGGGTGGCGggaaccagggaagcccatgcctgGCACTCACCCTCACTCCTCACCTGCAGGGGCAGCGAGTCCCGGGCACCAGCCTGGAGCAGGGTGGGCGGCCGGGCCTTCCTCTCCCGGACGACCTCCATGCAGCCAGCTGTGTCGATCTGGAACAACTGAGGGACGTGGACACACGACACCACTTGACAGGAGGCCTTCCTGCCCATCCGgaggccccccacccccctgcagggCCAAGGCCACGAGAGTGTCTGTGGAAGGACTCAGGCCAGCGCTGACCACAGCTGCTCTCGTGGAGCAGACCCAACGCCCCAGAGGCCCGGGCTGGGCCCGCACAGCCCCTTGAGGCTGTGGCCACGTGGCTCAGGCCCTAGCCAGGACTCGGGTCCTCCGGGCCGCCTCAGTGCTGCCGCCTTCCTGCCCTGACCCAGCCCCTCGGGACGGCCAGGCCCCTCTTCCCCTCAGCGCCCAGCCCCTCCCACACAGGGCTTAGCTGACGGCGGCAGGGACACCGCCCCATGGCTGCCCCTTCCACGCTGAGTTGAACGCTGAGAATCGTAGGCCACGGAAGAGCCATTTTTAAGGATCCACAACTTTAAAAAGCTGGACTTTAAGTGAATCCACCACAAACTTCAAAACTCCACCAAAAACGCAAcgcacaagagaaaaaaagttgtGCGTCTGTGGCTCCTTACCTGAATGAAGAGGGTGAACACCGGGGTGCTGGCCAGGTGGGCACCCTGCAGCCGCCTCCTGACGCCGTCAGCTGAGGGGACAAGGGCACGTGTGCCAAGGGGCCCAGAGACTGAGCACCAGGCAGGGGCCCCAGAGAACCCACACCCAGCTGCCGCCGCGTTCAACCAGAGAGAACGGTGAGGACCTTGCTGGCAGGCTGGCACACGCTCCTGAGCCCCGAGAGTCCTGCCCCCCCAGACAGCATGACCCACGTGCGGGCACCGACACACTCAGAATCCCGAGAAGATGCTCCCGCTTAGGCCTGAGTGTCTGGTCACTTCCTGAACCGGCCACCAGGTGCTAAGCAGAACGGGAGAGGCAAAACCAAACCCCCAACCAGGTCGACACTGGGCGGACGGTCCCCTCCCCTGTCCACCCTCCCCGGCAGGGCAGCTGTGACCTCCATGTGCCTGCAGGTCCCCTCCAGTCCCCCTTCCCCGACCGACTCTACCCCTGGGCCCCACGGGAGGCTCCCGAAGGGAAGGGGCCCCCGGGCAGTACCTCGACTGTGCGCCACGGCAGGCCTCCGGGGAGCGTGTGGCAGGACGACCTCGCCCACCCACGGGCTCACGGCCATCAGAAGCTGGTGCTCAAGGAGCCTCCTCTGCAGGGCGTGTCCCTGGCGCCGCTGCCTGGTCCTGTGCCACAGCGGCCGCACGCAGGGCCTGGCCCCGCCACTGCCACCGCCGCCAGCGGGGGTGGGCCCCGGGGCGGCGCTGCGCAGGTGCGGCTGCCTCAGCTCCTTCTGTGGGGAGAGAAAGGCCCCTGGGGCCCCTGGCCAGGCTCAGCTGCAGGGCAGCCATGCGCCCACCCTCACCATCCTCCACTCCTGCTGGGTGccggagtggggtggggatgggagacgGGACGGGTGCTGGGCATCAGGGTGGTCTTG carries:
- the SNAPC4 gene encoding snRNA-activating protein complex subunit 4 isoform X2, with amino-acid sequence MDVDAERVRISKEIRELERILDPSSSSINVDVSESSLDSDSDADSLPDGDSDAAGPLLLEGERWGEASNDEDDPREKALPEDPETCLQLNMVYQEVLQEKLAEVSLLLAQNREQQEEVMRELVGCKGPKVKDSRSLPSSLYLGHFMKPYFKDKVTGVGPPANEDMRERAAQGIKAFEELLVTKWKTWEKVLLRKSVVSDRLQRLLQPKLLKLEYLQQKQRSSTSEVERQVLEKQAREAEKEVQDINQLPEEALLGDRLDDHDWEKISNVNFEGSRGAQEIRRFWQNCEHPSINKQEWSAQEVEQLKGIAARHGHLNWQRIAKELGTWRSAFQCLQKHQQHSPALKRGAWTQEEDRALAQLVQQMRVGSHIPYRRIVYYMEGRDSMQLIYRWTKSLDPSLKKGLWAPEEDAKLLQAVAKYGEQDWFKIREEVPGRSDVQCRDRYLRRLHFSLKKGRWNSKEEEKLIELIEKYGVGHWAKIASELPHRTGSQCLSKWKLMVRKRQRRRRGRRPPRRVRWSSSSGDSGTTSGDISTSGDSEDSEPEAAPGALAGGQALLPAQHAVPDVDLWVPVRQSARELWGGGAGSWPGPCDACPRPPKGSNAAQGGRREACATASAPAEPAGQVRTPCRTQSASLRGVRCPCSADARPSSSMGPARQKELRQPHLRSAAPGPTPAGGGGSGGARPCVRPLWHRTRQRRQGHALQRRLLEHQLLMAVSPWVGEVVLPHAPRRPAVAHSRADGVRRRLQGAHLASTPVFTLFIQLFQIDTAGCMEVVRERKARPPTLLQAGARDSLPLQVPSSAQNTPDCLLQSVPAQGAAKKSTCYTGSGGLQACHAESTPRAPPQAPCGPRPKPKTVSELLREKRLREARARKAAQGPAVLLPQVLVSSPVVFQPLAPQGPAVSSAVLSGPGGPVAASSSALGSWASAMEERPLTLQAFALAPASTGALKTPAAPAASRAPGLGPGQVPVSCRPSSLGQSQAPATSRKPGVPKAPPFLPAAPSPVQLPIQPLSLTPALGTHTAASTRLPVTWVLTAQGLLSVPVQAMVGLPRPTGTPDPHGLSVTLLPSATATQAGQGPRLPGQGHPWQPPTNTDTQSDPASRTELLTLPTHPTSQSPAEVDMAHGPGGLSPGEAQVAGGTSVPRTSSQATPLADDSEAGPSGPAEPRRPLGLERPPPPWSRREKSALDLGLLSQESEAAVREWLRGQRGVRVPPLGSRLSYQPPTLCSLRALSGLLLRKKALEHRASSLVPSGAAGALQASLGRVRARLRGSPAYLLLRVRFLAAFALPALLATLSPRGVPTTLSVAMRSNPGSDSDDSNLGELELVDGQPGGSAGGPQAAVMPAQGTPHPAQASAPSCPDSPDDLDVLQTRHARHARKRRRLE
- the SNAPC4 gene encoding snRNA-activating protein complex subunit 4 isoform X1, whose amino-acid sequence is MDVDAERVRISKEIRELERILDPSSSSINVDVSESSLDSDSDADSLPDGDSDAAGPLLLEGERWGEASNDEDDPREKALPEDPETCLQLNMVYQEVLQEKLAEVSLLLAQNREQQEEVMRELVGCKGPKVKDSRSLPSSLYLGHFMKPYFKDKVTGVGPPANEDMRERAAQGIKAFEELLVTKWKTWEKVLLRKSVVSDRLQRLLQPKLLKLEYLQQKQRSSTSEVERQVLEKQAREAEKEVQDINQLPEEALLGDRLDDHDWEKISNVNFEGSRGAQEIRRFWQNCEHPSINKQEWSAQEVEQLKGIAARHGHLNWQRIAKELGTWRSAFQCLQKHQQHSPALKRGAWTQEEDRALAQLVQQMRVGSHIPYRRIVYYMEGRDSMQLIYRWTKSLDPSLKKGLWAPEEDAKLLQAVAKYGEQDWFKIREEVPGRSDVQCRDRYLRRLHFSLKKGRWNSKEEEKLIELIEKYGVGHWAKIASELPHRTGSQCLSKWKLMVRKRQRRRRGRRPPRRVRWSSSSGDSGTTSGDISTSGDSEDSEPEAAPGALAGGQALLPAQHAVPDVDLWVPVRQSARELWGGGAGSWPGPCDACPRPPKGSNAAQGGRREACATASAPAEPAGQVRTPCRTQSASLRGVRCPCSADARPSSSMGPARQKELRQPHLRSAAPGPTPAGGGGSGGARPCVRPLWHRTRQRRQGHALQRRLLEHQLLMAVSPWVGEVVLPHAPRRPAVAHSRADGVRRRLQGAHLASTPVFTLFIQLFQIDTAGCMEVVRERKARPPTLLQAGARDSLPLQVPSSAQNTPDCLLQSVPAQGAAKKSTCYTGSGGLQACHAESTPRAPPQAPCGPRPKPKTVSELLREKRLREARARKAAQGPAVLLPQVLVSSPVVFQPLAPQGPAVSSAVLSGPGGPVAASSSALGSWASAMEERPLTLQAFALAPASTGALKTPAAPAASRAPGLGPGQVPVSCRPSSLGQSQAPATSRKPGVPKAPPFLPAAPSPVQLPIQPLSLTPALGTHTAASTRLPVTWVLTAQGLLSVPVQAMVGLPRPTGTPDPHGLSVTLLPSATATQAGQGPRLPGQGHPWQPPTNTDTQSDPASRTELLTLPTHPTSQSPAEVDMAHGPGGLSPGEAQVAGGTSVPRTSSQATPLADDSEAGPSGPAEPRRPLGLERPPPPWSRREKSALDLGLLSQESEAAVREWLRGQRGVRVPPLGSRLSYQPPTLCSLRALSGLLLRKKALEHRASSLVPSGAAGALQASLGRVRARLRGSPAYLLLRVRFLAAFALPALLATLSPRGVPTTLSVAMRSNPGSDSDDSNLGELELVDGQPGGSAGGPQAAVMPAQGTPHPAQASAPSCPDSPDDLDVLQTRHARHARKRRRLETSQGRTATAAADRR